Proteins from a single region of Candidatus Margulisiibacteriota bacterium:
- a CDS encoding glutamate synthase subunit beta — protein sequence MGHPRGFLTFKRSITGCRDPKQRVGDFCELADPRSEQTAIEQSSRCMDCGTPFCHWGCPLGNLIPDWNDALFNKRYSKAASSLLLTNCLPEVTGRICPALCEYSCVLGINDEPVTIKENELTIIEKAYEKGLIKPEPPKLRTGKKVAVVGSGPAGISAAYHLNRRGHTAVVFEKDDKIGGIMRYGIPDFKLEKKVLDRRISLMRQEGVEFVLNTMIGKDISAGQLLKEYDAVCLAGGSRHPRDLKAEGRDLKGIHFAMEYLVQSNKRVAGQTIPEDTLIDAKGKRVVVIGGGDTGSDCVGVANRQGALSVKQIEIMEKPSTCRPSHQPWPMYPNIFRSSTSHEEGCQRHWQVSTEKFIGDNGRVCKLISKKEGAAFEIEADLVLLALGFLHPEQKGPAAQLGLELDARKNIKTDSDYMTSKRGVFCAGDMRRGQSLIVWALSEGAQAAISIDSYLRGSQATRP from the coding sequence ATGGGACATCCAAGAGGTTTTTTAACTTTTAAGAGAAGCATCACAGGCTGCAGGGACCCCAAACAAAGGGTGGGGGATTTTTGCGAACTGGCCGATCCAAGGAGCGAGCAGACGGCCATTGAGCAGTCTTCCCGCTGCATGGACTGCGGCACGCCGTTTTGCCACTGGGGCTGTCCCCTGGGAAATCTGATACCCGACTGGAACGATGCCCTCTTCAATAAAAGGTACTCCAAAGCCGCTTCCTCTCTTCTTTTGACCAACTGCCTGCCAGAGGTGACCGGGCGCATCTGTCCGGCGCTTTGCGAATACTCGTGCGTCCTGGGCATAAACGACGAACCGGTCACGATAAAAGAGAATGAACTGACGATCATAGAAAAGGCTTATGAGAAGGGGCTTATCAAGCCGGAGCCGCCAAAGCTAAGGACAGGCAAAAAAGTAGCGGTTGTAGGCTCGGGTCCCGCGGGAATTTCTGCCGCTTACCATCTCAACAGGAGGGGGCACACCGCGGTGGTTTTTGAAAAGGATGACAAAATAGGCGGCATTATGAGGTACGGCATACCGGATTTTAAGCTTGAAAAAAAAGTGTTGGACAGAAGGATATCTCTCATGAGGCAGGAGGGCGTGGAATTTGTTCTTAACACTATGATAGGTAAAGACATTTCTGCCGGGCAGCTGCTTAAGGAATATGATGCCGTCTGCCTTGCCGGCGGCTCGCGCCACCCCAGGGACCTCAAGGCAGAAGGAAGGGACCTTAAGGGCATCCATTTTGCGATGGAATATCTTGTCCAGTCCAACAAAAGAGTGGCGGGGCAGACCATCCCGGAAGATACATTGATAGATGCAAAGGGCAAAAGAGTGGTGGTGATAGGGGGAGGGGATACAGGCTCAGATTGTGTAGGTGTTGCCAACAGACAGGGAGCCCTCAGCGTTAAACAGATAGAGATAATGGAAAAGCCTTCAACCTGCAGACCGAGCCATCAGCCGTGGCCTATGTACCCGAATATATTCAGGTCCTCCACCAGCCACGAAGAGGGCTGCCAGAGGCACTGGCAGGTTTCTACAGAAAAGTTCATCGGCGACAACGGAAGGGTCTGCAAGCTCATCTCAAAAAAAGAGGGCGCGGCATTTGAAATAGAGGCGGACCTTGTGCTTTTGGCACTTGGATTTTTGCATCCCGAGCAGAAAGGGCCCGCTGCGCAACTGGGCCTTGAACTTGACGCGCGCAAGAACATAAAGACCGACAGCGACTACATGACCTCTAAAAGGGGAGTTTTTTGTGCTGGAGATATGAGAAGAGGTCAATCCCTTATTGTGTGGGCGCTATCCGAAGGAGCTCAGGCGGCGATTTCTATTGACAGCTATCTGAGGGGATCGCAAGCGACCCGACCTTAA